One Dokdonia sp. Dokd-P16 genomic window carries:
- a CDS encoding cold-shock protein: MNNGTVKFFNDTKGFGFITEEGVEKDHFVHISGLIDEIREGDQVEFELKEGNKGLNAVNVRVI; the protein is encoded by the coding sequence ATGAATAACGGAACAGTAAAATTTTTCAACGATACCAAAGGATTTGGTTTTATTACAGAAGAAGGTGTTGAAAAAGACCACTTTGTACACATTTCTGGGTTAATCGATGAGATTCGCGAAGGTGATCAAGTTGAATTTGAACTTAAAGAAGGTAACAAAGGATTAAACGCAGTAAACGTAAGAGTTATCTAA
- a CDS encoding SDR family oxidoreductase: protein MELTNKTIIITGASSGIGEATAHKLASHGANVVLMARSEDKLKELQKSITDNGGKAIVAAGDVTSKDDFDKGVATAVKEFGKVDGLINNAGLMPLSFVEKLKTDEWMQMVDVNIKGVLNGVAAVLPELKKNKGGHIINISSMAAHRYFPGGAVYCATKSAVKMFSEGLRQELAPEYGINVTSIEPGAVSTSLTETITDEDVKEMMEGMQEMTTLESEDIANAIYYSLSQPARVNINDVYIVPSEQK, encoded by the coding sequence ATGGAACTTACAAATAAGACAATAATCATAACTGGAGCATCAAGTGGTATAGGAGAAGCAACCGCGCACAAACTAGCATCACACGGTGCAAATGTGGTATTAATGGCTCGTAGTGAAGATAAACTAAAAGAGTTACAAAAATCAATTACCGATAATGGTGGAAAGGCAATTGTAGCAGCAGGAGATGTAACAAGCAAGGATGACTTTGATAAAGGTGTTGCGACTGCAGTAAAAGAATTTGGAAAAGTAGATGGCCTCATCAATAATGCGGGCTTAATGCCTCTATCGTTTGTAGAAAAACTCAAAACAGATGAGTGGATGCAAATGGTAGATGTAAATATTAAAGGAGTATTAAATGGAGTTGCAGCCGTTTTACCAGAACTTAAAAAGAATAAAGGAGGACATATTATAAATATATCTTCAATGGCAGCACATCGTTATTTCCCTGGTGGAGCTGTGTATTGCGCTACAAAAAGCGCTGTAAAAATGTTTTCTGAAGGATTACGTCAAGAGCTAGCTCCAGAATATGGAATTAACGTTACCTCTATCGAGCCAGGTGCCGTAAGTACTAGCCTAACTGAAACAATCACAGATGAGGATGTTAAGGAAATGATGGAAGGAATGCAAGAAATGACAACCTTAGAGTCTGAAGATATTGCAAACGCTATTTACTACTCATTGAGTCAGCCAGCACGTGTAAATATTAATGATGTGTATATCGTTCCTAGCGAGCAGAAATAA
- a CDS encoding iron-containing alcohol dehydrogenase yields the protein MNNFEFKNPTKIIFGKDTIAKLSEEIPGDAKVLLLYGGGSIKKNGIYEQVKTALSDVDVTEFGGIPANPEYAVLMEALEVIKDKEITYLLAVGGGSVIDGTKFLSAAALYEGDTPWDILTQNIKTEKGMPFGTVLTLPATGSEMNSGSVITREETQEKLAMGGPGLFPVFSILDPQVITSIPERQLANGLTDAFTHVLEQYMTYPIGARLQDRFAESILQTLIEVAPTVIKDPTDYKAAADFMWSCTMALNGLIQKGVPGDWAVHMMGHELTAMFGIDHARTLAVIAPSHYKFNFEAKKEKLAQYGERVWNITEGSVDDKAYAAIEKTEAFFQQLGIDTKLSDYTEDYEGTAEKISKRFTDRGWEGLGEHQSLTPDNVEKIVKMAY from the coding sequence ATGAACAATTTTGAATTTAAAAATCCGACTAAAATTATTTTTGGAAAGGATACGATTGCAAAGCTAAGTGAAGAAATTCCTGGAGATGCTAAGGTGCTATTATTATATGGTGGTGGAAGTATCAAGAAAAATGGAATCTATGAGCAAGTAAAAACAGCGCTATCAGATGTAGATGTCACTGAGTTTGGTGGAATACCAGCAAATCCTGAGTATGCAGTACTTATGGAAGCACTTGAGGTAATCAAGGACAAAGAAATTACTTATTTACTTGCTGTGGGTGGTGGATCTGTAATTGATGGGACAAAGTTCTTATCGGCTGCAGCTCTTTATGAAGGAGATACGCCTTGGGATATTCTTACACAGAATATCAAGACTGAGAAAGGAATGCCTTTTGGAACTGTATTAACACTACCAGCTACAGGATCTGAGATGAACTCAGGATCAGTAATTACTAGAGAAGAAACTCAAGAGAAACTTGCTATGGGAGGTCCTGGACTATTTCCAGTATTTTCTATCTTAGATCCGCAGGTAATTACTTCTATTCCAGAGCGCCAACTAGCAAATGGTCTTACAGATGCATTCACGCATGTTCTTGAGCAGTATATGACATACCCAATTGGTGCTCGTTTACAAGATCGCTTTGCAGAAAGTATCTTACAAACCCTCATTGAGGTAGCTCCTACTGTTATTAAGGACCCAACAGATTACAAAGCCGCAGCAGATTTTATGTGGAGTTGTACAATGGCTCTTAATGGATTAATCCAAAAAGGAGTTCCTGGAGACTGGGCTGTGCATATGATGGGGCACGAACTTACAGCAATGTTTGGGATAGACCACGCTCGTACACTAGCAGTTATTGCTCCTAGTCACTATAAATTCAACTTTGAGGCAAAGAAAGAGAAGCTAGCACAATACGGAGAACGTGTTTGGAACATTACTGAAGGTAGTGTAGATGATAAAGCCTATGCTGCTATTGAGAAAACGGAGGCATTCTTCCAACAATTAGGTATAGACACTAAACTTTCTGATTATACAGAAGATTACGAAGGAACCGCAGAGAAAATCTCTAAACGTTTTACAGATCGTGGTTGGGAAGGATTAGGAGAACACCAATCATTAACTCCCGATAATGTGGAGAAAATAGTAAAAATGGCTTACTAA
- a CDS encoding type 1 glutamine amidotransferase domain-containing protein: MKIIQSLALVLTIITATSCKESKTTSEKVSEVTTETKKEKEMNVLFVLTSHDQLGDTGKKTGFWVEEFAAPYYSLLDKGVNITIATPKGGAAPIDPSSDSPDAATEATERFDKDETAKNLIANTKVLADMNADDFDAVFYPGGHGPLWDLANDAKSIALIEKFNSQDKPVAFVCHAPAALKDVKGTDGNPLVQGKKVTGFTNTEEEAVQLTEVVPFLVEDMLTKNGGIYSKKEDWAAYAIQDGNLITGQNPASSELVADKLLESIK, from the coding sequence ATGAAGATTATCCAATCACTAGCACTTGTGCTTACTATTATTACGGCAACGAGCTGTAAAGAATCAAAAACAACTTCTGAAAAAGTTTCGGAAGTAACAACAGAAACCAAAAAAGAAAAAGAAATGAACGTTTTATTTGTATTAACATCACACGACCAATTAGGAGACACTGGAAAGAAAACTGGATTTTGGGTAGAAGAATTTGCTGCCCCATATTATTCATTACTCGATAAAGGTGTAAATATTACAATCGCAACTCCAAAAGGAGGAGCTGCACCTATAGATCCAAGTAGTGACTCACCAGACGCTGCAACAGAAGCTACAGAGCGCTTTGATAAAGACGAAACTGCAAAGAATCTTATCGCAAACACAAAAGTGCTTGCAGATATGAATGCAGACGATTTTGACGCGGTATTTTACCCAGGAGGTCACGGACCATTATGGGATCTTGCAAATGACGCAAAGTCAATCGCACTTATTGAAAAATTTAATAGTCAAGATAAGCCAGTTGCTTTCGTATGTCACGCTCCAGCTGCATTGAAAGATGTAAAAGGAACTGATGGCAACCCATTAGTACAAGGGAAAAAAGTAACAGGATTTACTAATACTGAAGAAGAGGCTGTACAACTTACTGAGGTAGTACCTTTCTTAGTAGAAGACATGCTAACTAAAAATGGTGGTATCTATTCTAAAAAAGAAGATTGGGCTGCATATGCAATCCAAGATGGAAACCTTATTACAGGTCAAAACCCAGCTTCATCAGAACTAGTAGCAGATAAATTATTAGAGAGCATCAAATAA
- a CDS encoding TetR/AcrR family transcriptional regulator gives MAKLQKSIDKRNALVKATIELVNNNGFHATPMSKIAKMASVSPATIYLYFENKQDLVNKTYIEVKASYTEYAFASYDASLPVESGFEYIWKRIADFKLKECEKAMFLAQCDNTPMIDEESRQEGIKHLQPLLDLWERGKKEGIIKPLSDFILYAYAINPLSFLMMTQKRGAFQLDKTHLEEAYQSAWSSIKVCQ, from the coding sequence ATGGCAAAACTTCAAAAAAGTATAGATAAACGTAATGCGCTTGTAAAGGCGACCATAGAGCTTGTAAACAATAATGGTTTTCACGCTACACCTATGAGTAAAATTGCCAAAATGGCAAGCGTTTCTCCTGCCACTATCTATCTTTATTTTGAAAATAAACAAGACCTTGTTAATAAAACTTATATAGAAGTTAAGGCTTCTTATACAGAGTATGCATTTGCATCTTATGATGCTTCGCTCCCAGTAGAGTCAGGTTTTGAATACATCTGGAAGCGTATTGCAGATTTTAAATTAAAAGAATGTGAGAAAGCAATGTTTCTTGCACAGTGTGATAATACTCCTATGATTGATGAGGAAAGTAGACAAGAAGGAATAAAACACTTGCAGCCCCTACTCGACTTATGGGAACGTGGAAAAAAGGAAGGAATTATTAAACCATTATCAGATTTTATATTATACGCATATGCTATTAATCCGCTTTCATTTTTAATGATGACCCAAAAGCGAGGAGCATTTCAACTAGACAAAACTCACTTGGAAGAAGCTTATCAATCTGCCTGGAGTAGCATTAAAGTATGTCAATAA
- a CDS encoding EamA family transporter, whose amino-acid sequence MWMYLGLLAALFLGLHNLAKKHAVQGNEVLPVLLGTLCAGFVLILPFFIGSRFFPEYTQEIGFYITPIPWKTHGFIIIKSMIMTASWILAYQALKHLPITIVTPIRSAGPFFTFIGAIFIYREQPKALQWVGFFVIILSVILYANIGKKEGIHFRKNKWIFAIVGATFLGASSGLYDKFLIQNLVLNPQTLQFWFCWYTILMLLAILAITWFPQAEKRQAFTFRWTIIAVGILLQTADYFYFKALQDPDALIMLLSAIKRSQLIIAVVIGGLVFKEKNKRKKLVPLAGILIGVFLILYS is encoded by the coding sequence ATGTGGATGTATTTAGGCTTACTGGCCGCACTTTTTCTGGGATTACACAACTTAGCGAAGAAACATGCAGTACAAGGTAATGAGGTGTTACCAGTATTGCTAGGCACACTATGTGCTGGTTTTGTATTAATATTGCCATTTTTTATAGGTTCAAGGTTTTTTCCAGAATACACTCAAGAAATAGGGTTTTACATCACCCCTATTCCATGGAAAACGCATGGTTTTATCATTATAAAATCCATGATTATGACCGCTTCATGGATTCTAGCATACCAAGCTTTAAAGCACTTACCTATCACCATAGTCACACCTATACGATCTGCTGGACCGTTTTTCACATTTATAGGAGCAATATTTATTTATAGAGAACAACCTAAAGCACTACAATGGGTGGGTTTCTTTGTGATTATTCTATCAGTAATTCTGTATGCAAATATTGGTAAGAAAGAAGGGATTCACTTTAGAAAAAACAAATGGATTTTTGCAATTGTAGGTGCTACTTTTCTAGGAGCCTCCAGCGGATTGTACGACAAGTTCTTAATTCAGAATTTGGTGCTCAATCCGCAAACGTTACAGTTTTGGTTTTGTTGGTATACTATTTTAATGTTACTAGCCATTCTAGCGATTACTTGGTTTCCTCAAGCCGAAAAAAGACAAGCCTTTACCTTTAGATGGACGATTATTGCAGTGGGTATCCTACTACAAACCGCCGACTATTTTTACTTCAAAGCACTTCAAGATCCAGATGCACTTATCATGTTACTCTCGGCAATAAAACGTAGCCAACTTATAATAGCAGTAGTCATAGGTGGTCTAGTATTTAAGGAAAAGAATAAGCGAAAGAAATTGGTCCCGCTTGCAGGTATATTAATTGGCGTCTTCCTCATTTTATATTCATAG
- the thiE gene encoding thiamine phosphate synthase, translating into MIPKLHYISQGNALKEHIEHIEHIQKACNAGAELVQLRVKNCSQKKLLAIAQEAREITAHFQTRLIINDDYKIAKEVKADGVHLGSGDACPITARKHLYTWQIIGGTAHTLQDCEALIEKQVDYISLGPYSTTTTKETTAKTLGTSGYKAIIDELATTTPILAVGGITLDDVKNILEAGIDGIAVSKAITTDFNSIRSFNELLGASSTHEQRHSFE; encoded by the coding sequence ATGATTCCAAAACTTCATTATATATCTCAAGGAAACGCTCTTAAAGAGCATATAGAACATATAGAACATATACAAAAAGCATGTAATGCTGGTGCTGAGCTTGTGCAGCTACGTGTAAAAAACTGTTCTCAAAAGAAGCTGCTAGCCATTGCACAAGAAGCTAGAGAAATTACAGCTCATTTCCAGACACGGTTGATTATTAATGATGATTATAAAATTGCAAAAGAGGTAAAAGCAGATGGAGTGCATCTAGGAAGCGGAGATGCCTGCCCTATAACTGCTAGAAAACACTTATACACTTGGCAAATTATAGGCGGTACTGCACATACTTTACAAGATTGTGAGGCACTAATTGAGAAGCAAGTAGATTATATTAGTCTAGGGCCTTACAGCACTACTACCACAAAAGAAACCACAGCGAAAACACTAGGAACCTCTGGTTATAAAGCAATCATTGACGAGCTAGCTACTACTACTCCTATTCTTGCAGTGGGTGGTATCACACTTGATGATGTCAAAAATATTTTGGAAGCGGGTATCGATGGTATTGCAGTTTCAAAGGCCATTACAACAGATTTTAATAGCATTCGCTCGTTTAATGAGCTGCTGGGCGCATCATCTACACATGAACAGCGTCATAGTTTTGAATAA
- a CDS encoding M13 family metallopeptidase gives MKNLIYSAVIAVLVISCNTKNDGQDEAHKKQQAITFDGIDTSIAPGDNFYNHVNKTWYDNAVIADDQVGVGAYRFLNIPQQELLKNILEEISTQTHPKGSVEQLVGDFYASGMDTLSIDKRGIEPMEPILNRIEAINNIPEIMNFVSTQIMSGDYSVIAPYIAPDQKNSKVNILHVGQTGLGLPDRDYYFNEDSSSKAIQEAYKKYLATLFELVGEDNAFAKAETVYSIEQQLASAHKTRIERRVIKDNYNKFSVEDLAAKQAAIGWPKMLENLGASVDSLDVRQPAYYDVLNSMLSRVPLAQWKLYLKAHSISSHDNILSTPFQDAAFAYTKVISGQSEQQSRSKRMVRNVDRQIGFALGQLYVKRYFNEDAKKRALELVNNFQSALEVRIENLAWMSDSTKVKAKEKLYAINKKIGYPDVWREYNVSIDRGQFFENVVALRKDSYNYELKQLNKAPNRDEWGTTPSTVTAYYNPSLNEIVFPAGILQPPYFDLYADDAVNYGGIGMVIGHEFTHAFDDQGAQYDKEGNVTNWWTDDDYKKFKAKTQQIIEQYDSFTVLDSVHLKGALTVGENTADNGGIAIAYDAFKMTEQGKDTVSIGGYTPNQRFFMSVARIWRVKTRDEYLRNYVATDPHSPPMWRVNGPLMNFTPFYEAFDVTEGQENFKTKEERIEIW, from the coding sequence ATGAAAAATCTCATTTATTCGGCAGTGATTGCTGTTTTGGTAATTTCTTGCAACACTAAGAATGACGGTCAAGACGAAGCTCATAAAAAGCAACAAGCTATTACCTTTGACGGAATAGATACTTCCATTGCACCGGGAGATAATTTTTACAATCACGTCAATAAAACATGGTATGACAATGCCGTTATAGCAGATGACCAAGTAGGAGTAGGAGCCTATAGATTTTTAAATATTCCGCAGCAAGAGTTATTAAAGAATATCTTAGAAGAGATTTCAACGCAAACTCACCCTAAAGGTTCTGTAGAGCAACTTGTAGGTGATTTTTATGCTTCAGGTATGGATACTTTGAGTATTGATAAACGAGGGATTGAACCTATGGAGCCTATCCTCAATCGTATTGAAGCAATAAATAATATTCCTGAAATCATGAATTTTGTGAGCACGCAAATCATGAGCGGAGATTATTCGGTAATAGCTCCTTATATTGCTCCAGACCAAAAAAATAGTAAGGTTAATATTTTACATGTTGGCCAGACTGGTTTGGGACTACCTGACCGTGATTATTATTTTAATGAAGATAGCTCATCAAAAGCCATACAAGAGGCTTATAAAAAGTACCTAGCTACCCTGTTTGAACTTGTGGGTGAAGATAACGCTTTCGCGAAAGCGGAAACAGTATACAGCATTGAACAACAACTTGCGAGTGCTCATAAAACACGTATCGAGCGCAGAGTGATAAAGGATAATTACAATAAGTTTTCTGTGGAAGATCTAGCGGCTAAACAAGCTGCTATAGGTTGGCCAAAAATGCTAGAGAATTTAGGAGCAAGCGTAGATTCCCTAGATGTTAGACAGCCCGCATACTATGATGTATTAAATAGTATGTTGTCAAGGGTGCCACTAGCGCAATGGAAATTATATCTCAAGGCTCATTCTATAAGTAGTCATGATAATATCTTGAGCACTCCTTTTCAAGATGCTGCATTTGCATATACTAAGGTGATTTCTGGACAGTCTGAGCAACAATCTCGATCTAAACGCATGGTGCGTAATGTAGACAGGCAAATAGGGTTTGCATTAGGACAATTATACGTTAAGCGCTACTTTAATGAGGATGCTAAAAAGAGAGCGCTAGAGCTTGTAAATAATTTTCAAAGCGCACTTGAAGTTCGCATTGAGAACCTAGCATGGATGAGTGATAGTACTAAAGTAAAAGCTAAAGAAAAGCTGTATGCTATCAATAAAAAAATAGGATATCCAGATGTATGGCGTGAGTATAATGTTTCAATCGATAGAGGACAGTTTTTTGAAAACGTAGTAGCCTTACGTAAAGATAGTTACAACTATGAACTTAAACAATTGAACAAGGCACCGAATCGTGATGAATGGGGAACAACTCCGTCCACAGTAACAGCATATTACAACCCATCACTTAACGAAATTGTGTTTCCTGCAGGAATATTACAGCCGCCGTATTTTGACCTTTATGCAGACGATGCTGTAAATTATGGAGGTATTGGTATGGTAATAGGTCATGAGTTTACTCATGCTTTTGATGATCAAGGAGCGCAGTATGATAAGGAAGGAAATGTAACTAACTGGTGGACGGATGACGACTACAAAAAATTTAAAGCAAAGACGCAACAAATTATCGAACAGTATGATTCTTTTACTGTGTTAGATAGTGTGCACCTTAAAGGAGCACTCACAGTAGGTGAGAATACTGCAGATAATGGCGGAATTGCAATTGCGTACGATGCTTTTAAAATGACGGAGCAAGGAAAAGACACTGTGTCAATAGGAGGTTACACTCCTAATCAGCGATTTTTCATGTCTGTAGCTCGCATATGGAGAGTAAAGACAAGAGATGAGTATTTACGTAACTATGTTGCTACAGACCCACACTCACCACCTATGTGGCGTGTAAATGGTCCTCTTATGAACTTTACGCCTTTTTACGAAGCTTTTGACGTTACTGAAGGACAAGAGAACTTTAAAACCAAGGAGGAGCGTATAGAAATTTGGTAA
- a CDS encoding SDR family NAD(P)-dependent oxidoreductase: MPEDQSKNAQDKSLSQQEIDACINTLQQLVADTNQLFELPEEQRTELLKASGMLSRPNRDEFQRRRKDAKKAAKRKMIARDKHARKTTGIRSAREAALFVAPKLLGAAAIPEDTPELESPRNCYVCKTVYTKLHHFYDTMCTSCGDLNYAKRFQTADLNGQVAVITGSRLKIGYHITLMLLRSGATVVATTRFPADSAIRYAKEEDYGDWSDRLHIHGLDLRHIPSVEIFCNYIEQKYDRLDILINNAAQTVRRPSGFYFHLMENEKLPVDQLPKLAQPLLQDHITCLKELSDLSVSTAKTSKNNVLPVTWHGPEPGIGLRNSAELSQIPYSFDNSLQTSEVFPEGKLDADLQQVDLRKTNSWRLKLGEIETTEMVEVQLVNAVAPFVLCNRLSNLMMKENTGQKHIINVSAMEGKFHRFKKEDRHPHTNMAKAALNMLTHTSSATFAKSGIYMNAVDTGWVTDEDPAELSKKKVEVHDFQPPLDIVDGAARVMDPLIDGINTGKHWSGKFLKDYFPIDW; the protein is encoded by the coding sequence ATGCCCGAAGATCAAAGTAAAAACGCCCAAGATAAAAGTCTCTCTCAACAAGAAATTGATGCATGTATTAATACATTGCAGCAACTAGTAGCCGATACAAATCAGCTTTTTGAGCTTCCAGAAGAACAGCGCACAGAGCTTCTTAAGGCCTCGGGAATGTTATCTCGTCCTAATAGAGATGAGTTTCAACGCAGGAGGAAGGACGCCAAGAAGGCTGCAAAGCGTAAGATGATTGCCAGAGATAAGCACGCTCGTAAAACTACAGGAATACGCTCTGCTAGAGAAGCTGCACTTTTTGTAGCACCTAAGTTACTTGGCGCAGCTGCAATTCCAGAAGATACTCCAGAACTTGAGTCTCCAAGAAACTGCTATGTATGTAAAACAGTATACACAAAGCTACACCACTTTTATGACACGATGTGTACTTCATGCGGTGATCTTAATTATGCAAAACGTTTTCAAACAGCCGATCTTAATGGTCAAGTAGCTGTAATAACTGGATCGCGATTAAAAATAGGATACCATATAACCCTCATGTTATTACGCTCTGGTGCGACGGTGGTAGCAACCACACGTTTTCCAGCAGATAGCGCTATACGATATGCAAAGGAAGAAGATTATGGTGACTGGAGCGACCGCTTACACATTCATGGACTGGATTTACGTCATATACCAAGTGTAGAGATATTTTGTAATTATATAGAACAGAAATACGATAGACTAGATATTTTAATAAATAATGCAGCACAAACGGTGCGTAGGCCATCTGGTTTTTATTTCCACTTAATGGAAAATGAAAAACTACCAGTAGATCAACTTCCTAAGCTCGCACAACCACTCTTACAAGATCACATTACCTGCTTGAAGGAGTTATCAGATTTAAGCGTGAGTACTGCAAAAACTAGTAAGAATAATGTCTTGCCGGTTACCTGGCATGGGCCTGAACCTGGAATAGGACTACGCAACTCGGCAGAGCTTTCTCAGATTCCTTATAGTTTTGATAATTCGTTACAAACCAGTGAGGTATTTCCAGAAGGAAAACTAGATGCAGATTTACAACAAGTAGATTTACGTAAGACTAATAGCTGGCGTTTAAAACTAGGTGAGATAGAAACTACTGAGATGGTAGAGGTACAGCTAGTTAATGCTGTAGCTCCTTTTGTATTGTGTAACCGTCTGTCTAATCTTATGATGAAGGAAAATACTGGACAAAAGCATATCATAAATGTATCTGCTATGGAAGGTAAATTTCACCGTTTTAAAAAGGAAGATAGACATCCTCACACAAATATGGCAAAGGCTGCATTAAACATGCTTACACATACTTCTTCTGCCACTTTTGCAAAGTCTGGGATCTATATGAATGCCGTAGATACGGGGTGGGTGACGGATGAGGACCCTGCAGAGCTATCAAAAAAGAAAGTAGAAGTACATGATTTTCAACCTCCATTAGACATCGTAGATGGCGCTGCCAGAGTGATGGATCCGCTTATTGATGGTATTAATACAGGAAAACATTGGTCAGGAAAATTTTTAAAAGACTATTTTCCTATAGATTGGTAA
- a CDS encoding NAD(P)H-dependent oxidoreductase, with amino-acid sequence MELLDKLNWRYAAKAMNGEKVAEDKIERILEATRLAPTSSGLQPFEVMVIKNQDIKEQIRPVAWNQSVITDCSHLLVFAAWDTYTPERINYMFDLTNDIRGFKNEGWENYRQMLLDSYPQKDEQENFEHAARQAYIAFSHAIIAAAYEKVDATPLEGFDATEVDKILGLREKGLRSAVLLPLGYRKEDEDWLVNLVKVRKPMEDMVTVID; translated from the coding sequence ATGGAATTACTAGATAAATTAAACTGGAGATATGCCGCAAAGGCAATGAATGGAGAAAAAGTAGCCGAAGATAAAATTGAAAGAATTTTAGAAGCTACAAGACTTGCTCCTACTTCAAGCGGACTTCAACCTTTTGAGGTTATGGTGATTAAAAACCAAGATATCAAAGAACAAATAAGACCTGTAGCTTGGAATCAGTCTGTGATTACCGATTGCTCACACTTATTAGTCTTTGCAGCTTGGGACACTTATACACCAGAAAGAATTAACTATATGTTTGATCTTACTAATGATATAAGAGGATTTAAAAATGAAGGTTGGGAAAACTACCGCCAGATGTTATTAGACTCTTATCCACAAAAGGATGAGCAAGAAAACTTTGAGCACGCTGCAAGACAAGCGTATATCGCATTTTCGCACGCAATTATAGCTGCTGCTTATGAGAAAGTAGATGCAACCCCGCTAGAAGGATTTGATGCTACAGAGGTAGATAAAATTTTAGGCTTACGCGAAAAAGGATTACGTAGTGCGGTACTACTTCCTTTGGGCTACAGAAAAGAAGATGAAGACTGGCTAGTAAATCTTGTGAAGGTGAGAAAGCCTATGGAAGATATGGTAACTGTAATTGACTAA
- a CDS encoding NADP-dependent oxidoreductase — protein sequence MTKSILLKSRPEGTPSLSNFEFVTDESALTAGKGEILVEAAYVSVDPYLRGRMSDAKSYIAPFEIGKPIHSGVVAKVTASNNDAFNEGDYVSGMLDWSTAQVHTGEGLLKVDPSKASLSAYLGILGMTGLTAFLGLHEIGKPVAGETLVVSGAAGAVGSVVGQIGKILGLRVVGIAGTDEKVTMLKEKFGFDAAINYNTTDDMAAAIKAAAPSGVDVYFDNVGGPISDAVLVNINRFARMIICGAISVYNNTEIPMSMSVQPFLVKNSALMQGFIVSNYAEKFPEAMKQLATWLSQGKLTYTETVVEGFENIPTAFIDLFEGKNKGKMVVKI from the coding sequence ATGACTAAAAGTATATTATTAAAAAGTAGACCAGAAGGAACGCCATCTTTATCAAATTTTGAATTTGTTACAGATGAGTCAGCGCTTACTGCTGGTAAGGGTGAAATCTTGGTAGAGGCAGCATATGTTTCTGTAGATCCTTATTTAAGAGGTAGAATGAGTGATGCAAAGTCATATATAGCTCCTTTTGAAATAGGAAAGCCTATTCATTCTGGTGTAGTTGCAAAAGTAACAGCATCTAATAATGACGCTTTTAATGAAGGTGATTATGTATCTGGAATGCTAGACTGGTCTACTGCTCAAGTGCATACTGGTGAAGGTCTTCTTAAAGTAGATCCGTCAAAAGCATCGCTGAGTGCATACCTAGGTATTTTAGGAATGACTGGACTTACAGCCTTTTTAGGTTTACACGAGATAGGAAAACCTGTGGCTGGAGAAACGCTGGTAGTTTCTGGTGCAGCTGGTGCAGTAGGTAGCGTTGTAGGACAAATTGGAAAGATTTTAGGACTACGCGTAGTAGGTATTGCGGGAACTGATGAGAAGGTAACAATGCTCAAGGAAAAATTTGGTTTTGATGCAGCTATCAACTACAACACTACAGATGATATGGCAGCAGCAATAAAAGCAGCAGCTCCTAGTGGTGTTGATGTTTATTTTGATAATGTGGGCGGACCAATTTCTGACGCAGTACTCGTAAACATTAATCGCTTTGCAAGAATGATTATTTGTGGAGCTATCTCTGTATACAACAATACAGAAATACCTATGAGTATGAGTGTACAACCGTTTTTAGTTAAGAATAGCGCACTAATGCAAGGCTTCATTGTCTCAAACTATGCAGAGAAATTTCCTGAAGCAATGAAACAACTGGCTACCTGGTTATCTCAGGGTAAACTTACATACACAGAAACTGTAGTAGAAGGTTTTGAAAATATCCCAACGGCTTTTATTGATTTATTTGAAGGTAAAAACAAAGGGAAGATGGTCGTAAAGATCTAA